The following proteins are encoded in a genomic region of Vicinamibacterales bacterium:
- a CDS encoding DNA-directed RNA polymerase subunit alpha, whose amino-acid sequence MLWKGFQRPKRLEFERDTLTDRYGRFSAQPFERGFGTTVGNAMRRVLLSSIEGAAVTAVKIDGVLHEFSPIKGVVEDATDIILNLKQIPLKCHTEAPKTLSLRVNKPGKVRAADIEADQDIEILEPDAHIATISEGGKLHMELRIKRGRGYVAADKNFDEDLGIGWIPVDSVHSPVKKVNYLVEAARLGQTTDYDKLTLDVWTNGSVTPRDAVSLSAKLIRDHLSIFINLDDEDEPAVDGGGEGARAGGSNEHLDKSVEELELSVRSYNCLKNANIRTIRELVQKTEGDMLKTKNFGRKSLNEIKEILQSMGLGLGMRLDQAQD is encoded by the coding sequence ATGCTCTGGAAAGGTTTTCAGCGCCCCAAGCGGCTCGAGTTCGAGCGTGACACGCTCACGGATCGGTACGGCCGCTTTTCGGCTCAGCCGTTCGAGCGCGGCTTCGGCACGACGGTCGGCAACGCCATGCGGCGGGTGCTCCTGTCGTCCATCGAAGGCGCGGCCGTGACGGCCGTCAAGATCGACGGCGTGCTGCACGAGTTCTCGCCCATCAAGGGCGTGGTCGAGGATGCCACTGACATCATCCTCAACCTCAAGCAGATCCCGCTCAAGTGCCACACCGAGGCGCCGAAGACGCTGTCGCTCCGGGTCAACAAGCCCGGCAAGGTGCGGGCGGCCGACATCGAGGCCGACCAGGACATCGAGATCCTCGAGCCCGACGCGCACATCGCCACCATCTCCGAGGGCGGCAAGCTCCACATGGAGCTCCGAATCAAGCGAGGCCGCGGCTACGTGGCGGCGGACAAGAACTTCGACGAGGACCTGGGAATCGGCTGGATTCCGGTGGACTCGGTGCATTCGCCCGTCAAGAAGGTGAACTACCTGGTGGAAGCGGCGCGCCTCGGCCAGACCACGGACTACGACAAGCTGACGCTCGACGTGTGGACCAACGGGTCGGTCACGCCGCGCGATGCGGTGTCGCTGTCGGCGAAGCTGATTCGCGACCATCTGAGCATCTTCATCAACCTCGACGACGAGGACGAGCCGGCCGTGGACGGCGGTGGCGAGGGCGCGCGGGCCGGTGGGTCCAACGAGCACCTCGACAAGAGCGTCGAGGAGCTGGAGCTGTCGGTGCGGTCCTACAACTGCCTGAAGAACGCGAACATCCGGACGATTCGCGAGCTGGTGCAGAAGACCGAAGGCGACATGCTGAAGACGAAGAACTTCGGCCGCAAGTCGCTCAACGAGATCAAGGAGATCCTGCAGTCCATGGGGCTGGGCCTCGGGATGCGCCTGGACCAGGCGCAGGACTGA
- the rpmJ gene encoding 50S ribosomal protein L36: protein MKVRASVKKICDKCKIVRRRGVVRVICTNSKHKQRQG from the coding sequence ATGAAAGTGCGAGCGTCAGTGAAGAAGATCTGTGACAAGTGCAAGATCGTACGGCGGCGCGGCGTCGTTCGCGTGATCTGCACGAACTCGAAGCACAAGCAGCGGCAGGGATAG
- a CDS encoding ABC transporter permease, which translates to MQQVWESVKLALSSIWANKLRSLLTLLGNIVAVSSIIAVVALIQGVNGAVSDAIVSDLGADYFTIRRTGIARNQDEIDRMRNNPRITLEEAEAIRRFGSTIAAVMAQAQQNTTIAYRAAELESVQVQGVTQSYLEFSTFDAERGRMMSPSEVARDRPVALVGWQIADRLFGPENPLEKVIKIAGVPFRIVGVSAKKGAFFGNSQDEFVVIPLGQYQKLFGSRQSLSLTVKPRDPSLVSVARDEARAALRVERHLAPGDDDNFGMVASDSFLDIFHQATNGIAVVLVGVVGLSLLVGGIVIMNIMLMVVSERTREIGLRKALGAKRRDIMSQVLTESVTLSVTGGIVGVGLGTAFAKALSALTPLPAAIEAWSVLLGVGVTALVGLFFGWYPAQRAAALAPIEALRRE; encoded by the coding sequence ATGCAGCAGGTCTGGGAGTCGGTCAAGCTGGCGCTCTCGTCGATCTGGGCCAACAAGCTCCGGTCGCTGCTGACGCTGCTCGGCAACATCGTCGCCGTCTCGTCGATCATCGCGGTCGTCGCGCTCATCCAGGGCGTGAACGGCGCCGTGTCGGACGCGATCGTCTCGGACCTCGGCGCGGACTACTTCACGATCCGCCGCACGGGCATCGCGCGCAACCAGGACGAGATCGACCGGATGCGCAACAACCCCCGCATCACGCTCGAGGAGGCCGAGGCCATCCGCCGCTTCGGCTCGACCATCGCCGCGGTGATGGCGCAGGCGCAGCAGAACACCACGATCGCCTACCGCGCCGCGGAACTGGAGTCCGTGCAGGTGCAGGGCGTCACCCAGAGCTACCTGGAGTTCTCGACGTTCGACGCCGAGCGCGGCCGGATGATGAGCCCCAGCGAGGTCGCCAGGGACCGCCCGGTGGCGCTGGTCGGCTGGCAGATCGCCGATCGGCTGTTCGGCCCTGAGAACCCCCTCGAGAAGGTCATCAAGATCGCCGGGGTCCCCTTCCGGATCGTCGGGGTCAGCGCGAAGAAGGGCGCCTTCTTCGGCAACTCGCAGGACGAGTTCGTCGTCATCCCGCTCGGCCAGTACCAGAAGCTCTTCGGCTCCAGGCAAAGCCTGTCGCTCACGGTCAAGCCGCGGGATCCGAGCCTCGTGTCGGTGGCCCGCGACGAGGCCAGGGCCGCGCTTCGCGTCGAGCGGCACCTCGCGCCGGGCGACGACGACAACTTCGGGATGGTGGCCTCCGACTCCTTCCTGGACATCTTCCACCAGGCCACCAACGGCATCGCCGTGGTGCTCGTCGGCGTCGTCGGACTGTCGCTGCTCGTGGGCGGCATCGTGATCATGAACATCATGCTGATGGTGGTCTCGGAGCGGACGCGCGAGATCGGGCTCCGCAAGGCGCTCGGCGCCAAGCGCCGGGACATCATGTCCCAGGTGCTCACCGAGTCGGTCACGCTGTCGGTCACCGGCGGCATCGTCGGCGTCGGTCTCGGCACGGCGTTCGCCAAGGCCCTGTCCGCGCTCACACCGCTCCCCGCCGCCATCGAGGCCTGGTCGGTCCTCCTCGGTGTGGGAGTCACGGCGCTCGTCGGCCTCTTCTTCGGCTGGTATCCGGCGCAGCGCGCGGCGGCCCTCGCGCCGATCGAGGCCCTGAGGCGCGAATGA
- the rpsD gene encoding 30S ribosomal protein S4 yields the protein MARYTGPVCRLCRREGMKLFLKGERCYTEKCAIEKRNMPPGQHGRRRASKLAGYGVQLREKQKVKRVYGVLEDQFRRYFEMADRQRGITGETLLQLLERRLDNAVYRMGFATSRAQARQLVRHGHFLVNGKKVDIPSYSLKAGDSVSVRQSSRENPAILHAVDEVKGRGIPEWLTLEGELGAKVLSMPTREQINLPVQEQLIVELYSK from the coding sequence ATGGCTCGATACACCGGTCCGGTCTGCCGCCTCTGCCGACGGGAAGGCATGAAGCTCTTCCTGAAGGGCGAGCGGTGCTACACGGAGAAGTGCGCGATCGAGAAGCGCAACATGCCGCCCGGGCAGCACGGCCGGCGTCGTGCCTCGAAGCTCGCCGGCTACGGCGTGCAGCTGCGCGAGAAGCAGAAGGTCAAGCGCGTGTACGGCGTGCTGGAGGACCAGTTCCGCCGCTACTTCGAGATGGCGGATCGCCAGCGGGGCATCACCGGCGAGACGCTGCTCCAGCTCCTGGAGCGCCGCCTGGACAACGCCGTCTACCGCATGGGCTTCGCGACGTCGCGGGCCCAGGCCCGGCAGCTCGTGCGCCACGGTCACTTCCTGGTCAACGGCAAGAAGGTGGACATCCCCTCCTACTCGCTCAAGGCCGGCGACTCGGTCTCGGTGCGGCAGTCGAGCCGGGAGAACCCCGCCATCCTGCACGCGGTGGACGAGGTGAAGGGACGCGGCATCCCGGAGTGGCTCACGCTCGAGGGCGAGCTCGGGGCGAAGGTGCTCTCGATGCCCACACGCGAGCAGATCAACCTGCCGGTGCAGGAACAGCTCATCGTCGAGCTGTACTCGAAGTAG
- the infA gene encoding translation initiation factor IF-1 (stimulates the activities of the other two initiation factors, IF-2 and IF-3), with protein MTGGTSASTLEVEGEVRELLPSALVRVSVDGRHDVVAHLAGSPARNFVRVVVGDRVRVALSPGDRTRGRIVEKL; from the coding sequence ATGACCGGCGGGACGTCGGCATCGACGCTGGAAGTGGAGGGCGAGGTTCGGGAACTGCTCCCGAGCGCGCTCGTGAGGGTGAGCGTGGACGGACGGCACGACGTGGTGGCGCACCTGGCGGGATCGCCGGCGCGGAACTTCGTGAGGGTCGTGGTCGGAGACCGAGTGAGAGTGGCGTTGTCGCCCGGCGATCGGACGCGCGGGCGGATCGTCGAGAAACTGTAG
- the pilB gene encoding type IV-A pilus assembly ATPase PilB, giving the protein MAVRIGELLLKEKRITPEQLQEALSYQRQNGGKLGANLVKLGFVKDEEITSLLSKQYGVPSISLNQFEIDPAVIKLVPAETAHKYQIIPLSRVGATLTIAMTDPTNVFALDDLKFMTGYNVEPVVAWETAVVDAIQKYYGAPGGAAKNGAKAMVEVAPGESALEIAARAMQEMPLLDADEVEVLEELEEISAEALTRQGEEAPVIKLVNVILMSAISKGASDIHIEPYEKEYRVRYRIDGLLYNVMAPPLKMRDAITSRIKIMAKLDIAEKRLPQDGRIKIRFADAGVQRDIDFRVSCLPTLFGEKIVMRLLDRTKLMLDMTKLGFEPESLAKLETQIAKPWGMVLVTGPTGSGKTNTLYSSISRINTPETNIMTAEDPVEFNLVGVNQVQVRESIGLNFAAALRSFLRQDPNIILVGEIRDFETAEIAVKAALTGHLVLSTLHTNDAPSTINRLMNMGIEPFLVASSLNLVCAQRLVRRICTACKVDDPVPPQALINVGFAPELAETVVPKKGKGCEKCNRTGYKGRVGLYEVMEIGEELRELILVGASALELRRKAIEEGMITLRGSGIRKITEGVTTIEEVVRETVK; this is encoded by the coding sequence ATGGCCGTACGGATCGGGGAACTGCTCCTCAAGGAGAAGCGGATCACCCCAGAACAACTCCAAGAAGCCCTGAGCTATCAGCGGCAGAATGGCGGCAAGCTCGGCGCCAATCTCGTGAAGCTCGGCTTCGTGAAGGACGAGGAGATCACGTCCCTCCTCTCGAAGCAGTACGGCGTGCCGTCGATCTCGCTGAACCAGTTCGAGATCGACCCCGCCGTCATCAAGCTGGTGCCGGCCGAGACAGCCCACAAGTACCAGATCATCCCCCTGAGCCGGGTCGGCGCGACGCTCACGATCGCGATGACGGACCCGACGAACGTCTTCGCGCTCGACGACCTCAAGTTCATGACGGGCTACAACGTCGAGCCCGTCGTGGCGTGGGAGACGGCCGTCGTCGACGCCATCCAGAAGTACTACGGGGCCCCCGGCGGCGCCGCCAAGAACGGCGCGAAAGCGATGGTCGAGGTCGCGCCGGGCGAAAGCGCCCTCGAAATCGCCGCCCGGGCGATGCAGGAGATGCCCCTCCTCGACGCCGACGAGGTCGAGGTCCTCGAGGAACTCGAGGAGATCAGCGCCGAGGCGCTGACCCGCCAGGGCGAAGAAGCTCCCGTCATCAAGCTGGTCAACGTCATCCTGATGTCGGCCATCTCGAAGGGCGCCAGCGACATCCACATCGAGCCCTACGAGAAGGAATACCGCGTCCGGTACCGCATCGACGGTCTGCTCTACAACGTGATGGCGCCGCCGCTGAAGATGCGCGACGCGATCACGTCGCGCATCAAGATCATGGCGAAGCTCGACATCGCCGAGAAGCGCCTCCCGCAGGACGGCCGCATCAAGATCCGCTTCGCCGACGCCGGCGTGCAGCGCGACATCGACTTCCGCGTCTCGTGCCTGCCGACGCTCTTCGGCGAGAAGATCGTCATGCGTCTGCTCGACCGCACGAAGCTGATGCTCGACATGACGAAGCTCGGCTTCGAGCCCGAGTCGCTCGCGAAGCTCGAGACGCAGATCGCCAAGCCCTGGGGCATGGTTCTGGTCACGGGCCCGACCGGCAGCGGCAAGACCAACACGCTGTACTCGTCGATCTCGCGGATCAACACGCCCGAGACGAACATCATGACCGCCGAGGACCCGGTCGAGTTCAACCTCGTCGGGGTCAATCAGGTGCAGGTCCGCGAGAGCATCGGGCTGAACTTCGCCGCGGCCCTCCGCAGTTTCCTCCGCCAGGACCCGAACATCATCCTCGTCGGCGAAATCCGCGACTTCGAGACGGCCGAGATCGCCGTCAAGGCGGCGCTCACCGGCCACCTGGTCCTGTCCACGCTGCACACCAACGACGCGCCGAGCACCATCAACCGCCTCATGAACATGGGCATCGAGCCCTTTCTGGTGGCCAGCTCGCTGAACCTCGTATGCGCGCAGCGCCTCGTGCGCCGCATCTGCACGGCCTGCAAGGTGGACGACCCGGTGCCCCCGCAGGCCCTCATCAACGTCGGCTTCGCGCCGGAGCTGGCCGAGACGGTCGTGCCCAAGAAGGGCAAGGGCTGCGAGAAGTGCAACCGGACCGGGTACAAGGGCCGCGTCGGTCTGTACGAGGTGATGGAGATCGGCGAGGAACTTCGCGAGCTCATCCTCGTCGGCGCCTCCGCGCTGGAACTGCGCCGGAAGGCGATCGAGGAAGGGATGATCACGTTGCGCGGCAGCGGCATCCGCAAGATCACCGAAGGCGTGACGACGATCGAGGAAGTGGTCAGGGAGACGGTCAAGTAG
- a CDS encoding ABC transporter permease gives MTGRLRKRLSLLRETAEMALDTLWANKMRSALTVLGVVIGITSIVSMTALIRGFDEDLRASIMALGPKTIFVQRFGAVSFSSGASFMELLRRPSITVEDGEAIRRLAPSVAKVDTWLGAGPGQPSMERVFYKNERTAPQVVMGVSERFVDVNFAKMLLGRTMTEQEVQRGRAVVVLGYGPYEALFLKSGIDPVGKQVRLGAARYTVIGVIDKRPGFGPGGQDDFAILPYTTWRKQFGSERIRSGPFGEAPVMVAVVPHEWASRDDAMREVEAIMRIRHDLTLDKPNDFDLVTQDAILRIWEQISQAVLLSLVVISSIALMVGGIGVMSIMTISVTERTREIGVRKAIGARRAEILFQFLIEAVVLTTIGGVLGILIGSGIGLLVNVVAGFPISMPWWSYALGLGFSASVGIFFGMLPAWRASRLDPIEALRYE, from the coding sequence ATGACGGGACGGCTCCGGAAGCGCCTGTCACTGCTCCGCGAGACCGCGGAGATGGCCCTCGACACGCTGTGGGCCAACAAGATGCGCTCGGCGCTCACGGTCCTGGGCGTCGTCATCGGCATCACGTCGATCGTCAGCATGACCGCCCTCATCCGGGGCTTCGACGAGGACCTGCGGGCGTCGATCATGGCGCTGGGGCCCAAGACGATCTTCGTGCAGCGCTTCGGCGCGGTCAGCTTCTCGTCGGGCGCGTCGTTCATGGAACTCCTCCGACGTCCGAGCATCACCGTGGAGGACGGCGAGGCGATCCGCCGGCTCGCGCCGTCGGTCGCCAAGGTGGACACGTGGCTCGGGGCCGGCCCGGGCCAGCCGTCCATGGAGCGCGTGTTCTACAAGAACGAGCGGACGGCGCCGCAGGTGGTCATGGGCGTCAGCGAGCGGTTCGTGGACGTCAACTTCGCCAAGATGCTGCTCGGGCGCACCATGACCGAGCAGGAGGTGCAGCGTGGGCGGGCCGTCGTCGTGCTGGGCTACGGCCCCTACGAGGCGCTGTTCCTCAAGAGCGGCATCGACCCCGTCGGCAAGCAGGTCCGGCTCGGCGCCGCGCGGTACACCGTGATCGGCGTCATCGACAAGCGGCCCGGCTTCGGCCCGGGCGGGCAGGACGACTTCGCCATCCTGCCCTACACCACGTGGCGCAAGCAGTTCGGGTCGGAACGCATCCGGAGCGGGCCGTTCGGCGAAGCGCCCGTCATGGTCGCCGTCGTGCCCCACGAGTGGGCGTCCCGCGACGACGCGATGCGAGAGGTCGAGGCAATCATGCGCATCCGCCACGACCTGACGCTGGACAAGCCCAACGACTTCGACCTCGTCACGCAGGACGCCATCCTCAGGATCTGGGAGCAGATTTCGCAGGCGGTGCTGCTGTCGCTGGTCGTGATCTCGTCGATCGCCCTCATGGTGGGCGGCATCGGCGTGATGTCCATCATGACCATCTCGGTGACCGAGCGGACCCGCGAGATCGGTGTCCGCAAGGCCATCGGTGCCCGGCGGGCCGAGATCCTCTTCCAGTTCCTGATCGAGGCGGTCGTGCTCACGACCATCGGCGGCGTGCTGGGCATCCTGATCGGCAGCGGCATCGGGCTGCTGGTCAACGTCGTCGCCGGCTTCCCGATCTCGATGCCCTGGTGGTCCTACGCCCTCGGACTCGGCTTCTCGGCCAGCGTGGGAATCTTCTTCGGCATGCTGCCGGCGTGGCGCGCCTCCCGGCTGGATCCCATCGAAGCCCTGCGGTACGAGTAG
- the rpsK gene encoding 30S ribosomal protein S11 translates to MAKTDGKESAGKKKTFKKRGEKRVVHHGFAHIQASFNNTLITITDTEGNVVSWSSAGAIGFKGSRKGTPFAATQAALTAGNVAKTFGMRSCEVLVKGPGSGRESAVRALQNAGIEVKSIRDVTPIPHNGCRPPKRRRV, encoded by the coding sequence ATGGCCAAGACCGACGGCAAAGAGTCCGCAGGCAAGAAGAAGACGTTCAAGAAGCGCGGCGAGAAGCGCGTGGTGCACCACGGCTTCGCCCACATCCAGGCGTCGTTCAACAACACGCTGATCACGATCACCGATACCGAGGGCAACGTGGTGTCGTGGTCCAGCGCCGGGGCCATCGGCTTCAAGGGTTCGCGCAAGGGCACGCCGTTCGCCGCGACCCAGGCCGCGCTGACCGCCGGCAACGTCGCCAAGACGTTCGGCATGCGGTCCTGTGAGGTCCTGGTCAAGGGTCCGGGCTCCGGCCGAGAGTCGGCGGTCCGTGCGCTGCAGAACGCTGGGATCGAGGTGAAGTCCATTCGCGACGTCACGCCGATTCCCCACAACGGCTGCCGGCCGCCCAAGCGGCGCCGGGTCTAG
- the fusA gene encoding elongation factor G → MKVYDAASIRNVAVVGHGGCGKTQLVSAMLYSAGTVNRLGTVDDGTTVTDYDPEEIARKHTLSTSLAHAEWRKTKINFLDTPGVANFFADARAAMNVADAALVVVDAVSGSAVQTEKAWAAADDLKLPRLVALSRFDRDRASLERSLESIRRSCHRGVVPIHLPLGEGDACTGIVDLVGMKVFTAPAGGGAAVEGPVPDSLRPDAEAARNALIEAVAEADESLMEKYFEAGTLDDHDLITGLQRATAACTLFPLVCTAALKNIGIDSVLNAMLSWLPAAADRPFRATDASGARAERPVSEQAPAAAFVWKTVADQFAGRITLFRVYQGTLTSDSTVKNRSRDLDERLGSLQIMQGKTAVSVPEIKAGDIGAVAKLKETRTGDTLADARADITFPPIVWPEPVLSYAIEPKSRGDEDKISTAMHRLEEEDGSIHYARDSNTNELLLSGQGQLHIEVTVAKLKRRFGVEVNLKPPRIPYRETITAAVEAHGRHKKQTGGHGQFGDCKVRFEPLPRGGGFEFVDEIFGGSIPRQFIPAVEKGLEESRVRGFLAGYPMVDFKAVLYDGSYHDVDSNELSFKTAGHLAFKDGMARAKPTLLEPIMQVEVYAPSDFAGDLMGDLNGRRGRIAGMDTRGANTVIKAQVPMSEMLTYEQHLTSVTGGRGSYHMEYSHYENVPAHEQTKIVSAYKAAHQHGDAD, encoded by the coding sequence ATGAAGGTCTACGATGCCGCCAGTATCCGAAATGTCGCCGTCGTTGGACACGGAGGGTGCGGCAAGACACAGCTCGTCTCGGCGATGCTCTATTCCGCCGGCACGGTCAACCGCCTCGGCACCGTCGACGACGGCACGACGGTGACCGACTACGACCCCGAGGAGATCGCCCGCAAGCACACCCTGAGCACGTCACTCGCCCATGCCGAGTGGAGGAAGACGAAGATCAACTTCCTCGACACGCCGGGCGTCGCCAACTTCTTCGCGGACGCCAGGGCGGCGATGAACGTCGCGGATGCCGCGCTCGTGGTCGTCGACGCCGTCTCCGGCTCCGCCGTCCAGACGGAGAAGGCCTGGGCCGCCGCCGACGACCTGAAGCTGCCCCGCCTCGTCGCGCTCAGCCGGTTCGACCGGGACCGCGCGTCGCTAGAGCGATCGCTCGAGTCGATCCGCCGGTCGTGCCACCGCGGCGTCGTCCCCATTCACCTGCCGCTCGGCGAGGGCGATGCCTGCACCGGCATCGTGGACCTGGTCGGGATGAAGGTCTTCACCGCGCCCGCCGGCGGCGGCGCGGCGGTCGAGGGGCCGGTACCCGACAGCCTCCGCCCGGACGCCGAGGCCGCACGGAATGCGCTCATCGAGGCCGTGGCCGAGGCCGACGAGTCGCTGATGGAGAAGTACTTCGAGGCGGGGACCCTCGACGATCACGACCTCATCACCGGACTGCAGCGCGCCACGGCCGCCTGCACCCTGTTCCCCCTCGTCTGCACGGCGGCCCTCAAGAACATCGGCATCGACTCCGTGCTGAACGCGATGCTGAGCTGGCTGCCGGCCGCGGCGGACCGCCCGTTCAGGGCCACGGACGCCTCCGGCGCCCGCGCCGAACGGCCGGTGTCCGAGCAGGCGCCGGCCGCGGCCTTCGTATGGAAGACGGTGGCCGACCAGTTCGCGGGGCGGATCACGCTGTTCCGCGTCTACCAGGGGACCCTCACCTCGGACTCGACCGTCAAGAACCGCAGCCGGGACCTCGACGAGCGGCTCGGCAGCCTCCAGATCATGCAAGGCAAGACGGCGGTGTCCGTTCCCGAGATCAAGGCCGGCGACATCGGCGCCGTGGCCAAACTGAAGGAAACGCGGACCGGCGACACGCTGGCCGACGCCCGCGCGGACATCACGTTCCCGCCGATCGTGTGGCCGGAGCCGGTGCTGTCGTACGCGATCGAGCCCAAGAGCAGAGGCGACGAAGACAAGATCAGCACCGCCATGCACCGCCTCGAGGAAGAGGACGGCAGCATCCATTACGCGCGCGACTCGAACACCAACGAGTTGCTCCTCTCGGGTCAGGGCCAGCTGCATATCGAGGTGACCGTCGCCAAGCTGAAGCGGCGCTTCGGGGTGGAGGTGAACCTCAAGCCGCCGCGCATTCCGTACCGGGAGACGATCACGGCGGCGGTCGAGGCGCATGGCCGCCACAAGAAACAGACGGGCGGCCACGGGCAGTTCGGCGACTGCAAGGTGCGTTTCGAGCCCCTGCCCCGCGGCGGCGGCTTCGAGTTCGTGGACGAAATCTTCGGCGGCTCGATTCCGCGGCAGTTCATTCCCGCCGTGGAGAAGGGGCTGGAAGAGTCCCGCGTCCGCGGGTTCCTCGCGGGCTACCCGATGGTGGATTTCAAGGCCGTGCTCTACGACGGGTCGTACCACGACGTGGATTCGAACGAGCTGTCGTTCAAGACCGCCGGCCACCTGGCGTTCAAGGACGGCATGGCCCGGGCGAAACCGACGCTCCTCGAACCCATCATGCAGGTGGAGGTGTACGCGCCGAGTGACTTCGCCGGCGACCTGATGGGCGACCTCAATGGCCGCCGCGGACGGATTGCCGGCATGGACACGCGAGGCGCGAACACCGTGATCAAGGCGCAGGTCCCGATGTCCGAAATGCTCACCTACGAGCAGCACCTCACGTCGGTCACCGGCGGCCGCGGCTCGTACCACATGGAGTACTCGCACTACGAGAACGTCCCGGCGCACGAGCAGACGAAGATCGTCTCGGCCTACAAGGCGGCGCACCAGCACGGCGACGCCGACTGA
- the rpsM gene encoding 30S ribosomal protein S13: MARIAGVDLPRTKRVEIGLTYIFGIGRHRSGRILEAAGVSGDVRVKDLTDDDVRKISRVIEEQGGVEGDLRKEISLNIKRLMEIGSYRGMRHRRALPVRGQRTRTNARTRKGPRKGAVAKKKTV; encoded by the coding sequence ATGGCGCGTATTGCAGGCGTCGATCTTCCCCGCACCAAGCGGGTCGAGATCGGATTGACGTACATCTTCGGCATCGGGCGGCACCGCTCCGGCCGGATTCTCGAGGCCGCGGGGGTCAGCGGCGACGTCCGGGTGAAGGACCTCACCGACGACGACGTCCGCAAGATCAGCCGCGTCATCGAGGAACAGGGCGGCGTCGAGGGCGACCTCCGGAAGGAGATCTCGCTGAACATCAAGCGCCTGATGGAGATCGGCAGCTACCGCGGGATGCGCCACCGCCGCGCGCTGCCCGTGCGCGGACAGCGCACGCGTACGAATGCCCGCACGCGCAAGGGCCCGCGCAAGGGCGCGGTCGCCAAGAAGAAGACGGTGTAA
- a CDS encoding efflux RND transporter periplasmic adaptor subunit, whose amino-acid sequence MFRKKWPWVVGALVLAAIGAGAYVRSRQPKGTLVTAETIRRRDLEAIVSASGKIDPRRQVNISAQSIGRVTSIGVREGDRVKAGQFLLQIDPVAAESVVRRDEAALAGARTGLEQARVQVQSAEAALDVAQQALKRQQELWQGGLTTRETLERAEADVKMRESDLNARTQEIRTREEQVRQQEAGLVNSRYNLSQARFVSPFDGIVTRRNVEEGENVVMGTMNNAGTVLLTVADMSVIEAEIEVDETDIPQVEIGQKAVVTIDAIDGKTFNGRVTEIGNSPIQATGQQAGQRTATNFKVVVTLDEASTDIRPGFTCTAEISTDARPNAVAVPIQALTVRELEYDKTGTVVPKLRPPPTSRFAFGSAAASTPPVQTELPVGHTRKEVEGVFAIRDGKARFVPVEIGIAGERYFEVLSGLSEGDRVITGPFEGVRNLFEADEVRENPAPGAPPAG is encoded by the coding sequence GTGTTCCGAAAGAAGTGGCCATGGGTCGTCGGCGCACTCGTGCTGGCCGCCATCGGGGCGGGCGCCTACGTGCGCTCCAGGCAGCCGAAGGGAACGCTCGTGACCGCCGAGACCATCCGGCGCCGGGACCTGGAAGCGATCGTCTCGGCGTCCGGCAAGATCGACCCGCGACGGCAGGTGAACATCAGCGCCCAGTCGATTGGGCGCGTGACGAGCATCGGCGTCCGCGAGGGTGACAGGGTCAAGGCCGGCCAGTTCCTGCTGCAGATCGATCCGGTGGCGGCGGAGAGCGTGGTTCGCCGCGACGAAGCGGCGTTGGCAGGCGCCCGAACGGGCCTCGAGCAGGCGCGCGTGCAGGTGCAGAGCGCCGAGGCCGCGCTCGACGTCGCGCAGCAGGCGCTCAAGCGGCAGCAGGAGCTCTGGCAGGGCGGCCTCACGACCCGCGAGACCCTGGAGCGCGCCGAGGCCGACGTGAAGATGCGCGAGAGCGACCTGAACGCCCGGACGCAGGAAATCCGCACGCGGGAAGAACAGGTCCGCCAGCAGGAGGCCGGGCTGGTCAACAGCCGCTACAACCTCTCGCAGGCGCGCTTCGTCTCGCCCTTCGACGGCATCGTGACCCGCCGCAACGTCGAAGAGGGCGAGAACGTCGTGATGGGCACGATGAACAACGCCGGCACGGTCCTGCTGACCGTGGCCGACATGTCGGTCATCGAGGCCGAGATCGAGGTGGACGAGACGGACATCCCGCAGGTCGAGATCGGCCAGAAGGCGGTCGTCACGATCGATGCGATCGACGGAAAGACCTTCAACGGCCGCGTCACCGAGATCGGCAACAGCCCCATCCAGGCCACCGGCCAGCAGGCCGGGCAGCGGACGGCGACCAACTTCAAGGTCGTGGTCACCCTGGACGAGGCCTCGACGGACATCCGCCCGGGGTTCACCTGCACGGCCGAGATTTCGACCGACGCGCGGCCGAATGCCGTCGCCGTGCCGATTCAAGCGCTGACGGTCCGCGAGCTCGAGTACGACAAGACGGGCACGGTCGTGCCCAAGCTCCGTCCGCCGCCCACCTCGCGCTTCGCCTTCGGGTCCGCCGCGGCCTCGACGCCGCCAGTCCAGACGGAACTGCCCGTCGGCCACACCCGCAAGGAGGTCGAGGGCGTGTTCGCCATCCGCGACGGGAAGGCACGCTTCGTCCCGGTCGAGATTGGCATCGCCGGCGAGCGGTACTTCGAGGTCCTCTCGGGCCTGTCCGAGGGGGACCGCGTGATCACGGGCCCGTTCGAGGGGGTCCGCAACCTGTTCGAGGCCGACGAGGTGCGCGAGAACCCGGCGCCGGGCGCGCCGCCCGCGGGCTAG